The genomic DNA ATTCTCACCGCGTCCGGCGGCCCCTTCCTCACGCGCTCGCCGGACACGCTCGGCACCGTGACCCCGGAGCAGGCCTGTGCGCATCCCAACTGGGTGATGGGCCGCAAGATCTCGGTGGACTCCGCCACCATGATGAACAAGGCGCTCGAGGTGATCGAGGCGCGCCATCTGTTCGGCGTCGCGCCCGAGCAGATCGAGGTGGTGATCCATCCGCAGAGCGTCGTGCATTCGATGGTGCAGTTCACCGATGCCTCGGTGATCGCGCAGCTCGGCACGCCCGACATGCGCGTGCCGATCGCCGTCGGCCTGGCCTGGCCCGAGCGCATCGAGAGCGGCGCGGCGCCGCTCGATTTCCGGCAACTGGCGGCGCTCACCTTCGCCACGCCCGATGCGGCGGTCTTCCCCGGTCTGCAGCTTGCCTGGCATGCGCTGCGCGCCGCACCCGGAACGACCGCGGTGCTGAACGCCGCCAACGAGGTCGCGGTCGATGCATTCCTCCATCGGCGGCTGCGCTTCGATCGCATCCATGCAGTCAACACGGAAACTTTGGAGGCGGTCCTGCCCTCCAAGCCCGCATCGCTCGCGGACCTGCTGGCGCTGGACGCCAGCGCGCGGGCCGCGGCCCATGCAGCAGCGTTGCGCTATGCGGCCTGACGCCTCCAACTTCCGGAGATCCTGATGCTCACAGTCATCGCCTTCATCGTGGCACTCGGCGTGCTGATCGCCGTGCACGAGTACGGCCACTACCGGGTGGCCGTGGCCTGCGGCGTCAAGGTGCTGCGCTTTTCGATCGGCTTCGGCAAGACCCTGTATCGCTGGCAACCCAGGCGCCAGCATGCGGGGCAAAGCACCGAGTTCGTGATCGGCGCCTTTCCGTTCGGCGGCTACGTGAAGATGCTCGACGAGCGCGAAGGCCCGGTCGCGCCCGAGGAGCGCCATCTCGCCTTCAACACGCAGCCCTTGCGCTCGCGCGCCGCGATCGTGGCCGCCGGCCCGATCGCCAACCTGCTGCTCGCAGTGCTGCTTTACACGCTGGTCAACTGGATCGGTGTGCAGGAACCCGTCGCCGCGCTCGCGCGGCCGGTGGCGGCCTCGCTGGCCGAGCAGGCGGGTCTGCATGGCGGCGAGCACATCACGCGCGCCGGTTTCGACGGCGACCTGGAACCGGTGCAGTCCTTCGAGGACCTGCGCTGGCGCATGACGCGCGGCGCGCTCGACGGCCGCGACCTGACGCTCGAGATCGCCGGCGACGGCGGCCGGCCGGCGCGCCAGCTGGTGTTGCCCTTGAGCCGCATCGAAGCCAAGGATGCCGATGCGCAGATGTTCCGCAAGATCGGCATCATCGCGCCGCTGAGCCGTCCCGAGATCGGCGAAGTGATGCCCGGCGGCGCGGCGGCGCGCGCGGGCCTTCGCAGCGGCGACCTCGTGCAGTCGGTCGGTGCCACGGACATCGTCGATGGACAGCAACTGCGCGAGGTGATCCGCAGTTCCGTCGAAGGCGGCCAAGCGCACAGGCAGATGTGGCAGGTCGAGCGCGCGGGCCACATCATCCCCATCGAGGTCGCGCCCGATGTGCGCGTGGAAGGAACGGCCAAGGTCGGCCGCATCGGTGCCTATGTCGGCGCATTGCCCGAGACCGTCACCGTGCGGCAGGGCCCGATCGACGGCGTCTGGCGCGGCACGGTCCGCACCTGGGAGGTCTCGGCCCTCACCGTGCGGATGATGGGCAGGATGGTCGTCGGCGAAGCCTCGCTCAGGAACCTGAGCGGGCCACTGACCATCGCCGACTACGCCGGCAAGTCCGCGAGCATGGGCTTCACGCAATACCTGTTGTTCCTGGCACTCATCAGCGTGAGCCTCGGGGTGCTGAATCTCATGCCGCTGCCGGTCCTCGATGGAGGTCACCTGATGTATTATCTTTGGGAGGGCCTGACCGGCAAAAGCGTCTCCGACGCATGGATGGAACGGCTTCAGCGCGGCGGGGTGGCGCTGCTGCTTGTCATGATGTCGATTGCACTCTTCAACGACGTGACGCGGCTCTTTGGTTAACTTTCCGCCGGCCCTTTGCGCGCTGGCTCAATTCACAGATGAACACATCATTCAGTCGCTTTCGCCTGCGTAGCGTCGCCGCGGTGATCGCCGGTGCACTGGCTGCCACGGCAGCCTGGGCCGTCGAGCCCTTCACGATTCGCGACATCCGGGTCGAAGGCCTGCAGCGCGTGGAGCCCGGCACGATCTTCGCCTCGCTGCCCGTGCGCGTCGGCGACACCTACAACGACGAGCGCGGCTCGGCGGCGATCCGTGCGCTGTTCGACCTGGGGCTCTTCAAGGATGTGCGCATCGACGTCAGCGGCAACGTGCTGGTGGTGATCGTCGAAGAGCGGCCGACCATCGCCGATGTCGACTTCGTCGGCACCAAGGAGTTCGACAAGGCCGCGCTGCAAAAGGCGCTGCGCGAGGTCGGGCTGACCGATGGCCGCCCCTACGACAAGGCGCTGACCGACCGCGCGGAGCAGGAGCTCAAGCGCCAGTACGTCAGCCACAGCCTTTACAACGCCCAGGTCGTCACCACCGTCACGCCGATCGAGCGCAACCGCGTCAACCTCACCTTCACCGTGACCGAGGGCGAGGCCGCGCGCATCCGCGAAGTGCACGTCGTCGGCAACAAGGCCTTCAGCGAATCCACGCTGCTCGACCTGTTCGACCAGGACGCCGGCGGCTGGCTGAGCTGGTACACCAAATCCAACCAGTACTCGCGCGCCAAGCTCAACGCCGACCTCGAGACGCTGCGCTCCTACTACCTCACCCGCGGCTACCTCGAGTTCCGCATCGACTCGACGCAGGTCGCCCTCTCGCCCGACCGCAAGGACCTGTCGGTCACCGTGAACATCACCGAAGGCGAGAAGTTCGTCGTTGCCGGCGTCAAGCTCGCCGGCAACTACCTCGGGCGCGACGACGAGTTCAAGTCGCTGGTGACCATCAAGCCCGGCGAGCCCTACAACGGCGAGGACGTGACGGCGACCACCAAGGCCTTCACCGACTACTTCGGCACCTTCGGCTATGCGTTCGCACGCGTCCAGGCCGAGCCCGAGATCGACCGCGTCAACAACCGCGTCTCGCTGACCCTGCAGGGTGAACCTGCACGCCGTGTCTACGTGCGACGCGTGATCGTGAGCGGCAACAACCGCACGCGCGACGAAGTGATCCGCCGCGAATTCCGCCAGTACGAGGCGTCCTGGTATGACGGCGACAAGATCAAGCTGTCGCGCGACCGCGTCGACCGGCTGGGCTTCTTCACCGAGGTCAACGTCGACACGCAGGAAGTCCCGGGCTCGCCCGACCAGGTCGATCTGACCATCAGCGTGACCGAGAAGCCGACCGGCACCTTGCAACTGGGCGCCGGCTTCTCCAGTGCCGACAAGGTGTCGCTCACCTTCGGCATCTCGCAGGAGAACGTGTTCGGCTCGGGCAACTTCCTGGGCGTGCAGGTCAATACCAGCCACTATGCCCGCACGCTCTCGGTGACTGCCACCGACCCGTACTTCACCAAGGACGGCATCTCGCGCAGCTTCAGCCTCTACCACACGACCACACGGCCCTACTACAGTGCCGACGGCGACTATCAACTGGTCAACGACGGCGCGAGCATCCGTTTCGGCGTGCCGTTCAGCGAAGTCGATACCGTCTTCTTCGGCGCCGGCATCGAGCGCTACCACTTCAACCCCGGCACCAACTTCACGTTCCTCGTGCCCAACGCCTACCAGACCTATTTCGGCTGCACGGCGAATGCGTTCGACATCATCACGTCCTGTTCGAAGGACAACATCTGGGGCATTCCCCTGACCGTCGGCTGGTCGCGCGACGATCGCGACAGCGCACTCGTGCCGACGAAGGGGCGCCTGCAGCGCGCCAACCTCGAGGTCGGTGTGGGGGGCGACATGCGGTACTTCAAGTCCAGCTACCAGTACCAGCAATTCTTCCCGATCAACAAGCAATACACCGCCTCGATCAACGGCGAGGTGGGCTACGGCAAGGCGATCGGCAACAAGGCGTTCCCGATCTTCAAGAACTTCTATGCGGGCGGCCTCGGTTCGGTCCGCGGCTTCGAGCAGAACTCGCTCGGCCCCAAGGACGTTCCGCTGCTGGGCCAGACGGACGGCGCCGCACTCGGCGGCACCAAGAAGGCCATCTTCAACGCCGAACTCAGCACGCCGTTCCCCGGCGCGGGCAACGACCGCACGCTGCGCCTCTACGGCTTCTTCGACGCCGGCAACGTGTTCGGCGACCGTCAGCCGTACGTCACCGATGCGCAATGGAAGGCCCAGCAGAAGATCCGCGCCTCCATCGGCCTGGGTGTCAGCTGGATCTCGCCGCTCGGACCCCTGCGGCTGGCCTACGCGATCCCGATCCGCTACCAGAAGGAGGACGACTCCGACCTGCTGCACCCGATCGCGAAGGATAGAATTCAACGCGTGCAATTCCAGATCGGAACCTCTTTCTAATGAACCTCTTGCTTCGCGCCGCCGGTGCACTGCTGATTCCCGCCTGCGCGCTCATTGCGGCGCCTGTTCACGCGCAGCCACAGCCGCAGGAAACCTTTCGCATCGGCTTCGTGAATCCCGATCGTGTGCTGCGCGAGGCCCAGCCGGCCAAGGCGGCGCAGGCCAAGCTCGAGGCCGAATTCCTGAAGCGCGAAAAGGATCTCACGGCGCAAGGCGACGCGCTCAAGGCGGCCTCCGAGAAGTTCGACCGCGAGGCGCCCACGCTGTCCGATAGCCAGCGTGCTGCGCGCCAGCGCACCCTGATCGACCAGGACCGCGACTTCCAGCGCCGCCGCCGCGAGTTCCAGGAAGATCTGAATGCGCGCAAGAACGAAGAGCTTCAGCAGGTCTATGAGCGCGCGAACCGCGTGGTGAAGCAGGTGGCCGAGGCCGAGAAGTACGACGCGATCCTGCAGGAAGCGATCTACATCAATCCCAAGCACGACATCACCGACAAGGTGATCAAGGCGCTGAACGCTTCTTCCGCCACGCCTCCTTCATCATCCCCTGCCAGCGGCAAGTAACGCCGCGAATCGGCGTGGCACTGCGGCTCGGCGCGATCATCGAAGCCCTCGGGGGCGAACTGCAGGGCGACCCTGCGCTGTCCATCGAGCGGCTCGCGCCGCTCCAAACGGCTGAGGCCGATGCCCTCAGTTTCCTGAGTCATCCCAAGTACCGCAAGGAGCTCGCGGCCTCGCGGGCCGGGTGCGTGATCGTCTCGCCTGCGATGCGGGAGGCCGCGGCCGCGCGCGGCGCGTTCATCGCGACGGCCGATCCGTACCTGTATTTCGCCCGCCTCACGCAGCTCTGGAAGAAGACGCATGCGGTGGCCGAGACACAGCGCATCCATCCCAGCGCAGTGATCGATTCCCAGGCGCACGTCGCTTCCGACGCCCGCATCGGCGCGCTGTGCGTCGTCGAGCGGGGCGCGCGCATCGGTGCCGGGACTGTGCTGAAGTCCAGGGTGACGGTCAGCGAGGACTGCGTCATCGGCGCGCGCTGCCTCCTGCATCCGGGCGTGGTGATCGGTGCCGATGGTTTCGGGCTGGCGCCGCACGAAGGCGCGTGGGTCAAGATCGAGCAGCTCGGCGCGGTGCGCATCGGTGACGATGTGGAGATCGGCGCCAACACCTGCATCGATCGCGGCGCGCTCGAGGACACGGTGATCGAGGATGGCGTCAAGCTCGACAACCTGATCCAGATCGGCCACAACGTGCGCGTCGGCAAGCACACGGCGATGGCCGGCTGCGTCGGCGTGGCGGGCAGCGCCGTCATCGGCGCCCATTGCACCATCGGCGGCGGCGCCATCGTGCTCGGGCACCTGGCCCTGGCGGACGGCGTGCACATCTCGGCGGCGACCGTGGTCACGCGATCGATCCACAAGCCGGGCCAGTACACAGGCATGTTTCCCATCGACGACAATGCGGCCTGGGAGAAAAACGCCGCCACGCTCAAGCAATTGCATGGGTTGAGGGAGCGTTTGAAGGCACTCGAAAAAGCGACGAAACAGGATCCGCAACCATGAAGCTCGACATCCATCAAATTCTCAAACTGCTGCCGCACCGCTATCCGTTCCTGCTGGTGGACCGCGTGCTCGAGATGGAAAAGGGCAAGCGGATCACTGCGCTCAAGAACGTGACGATGAACGAGCCCTTCTTCAACGGCCATTTCCCGCACCGCCCGGTAATGCCTGGCGTGTTGATGCTCGAAGCGATGGCGCAGGCCGCAGCGCTGCTGTCCTTTCATTCGCTCGACATCGTTCCGGACGACAACACGGTGTATTACTTCGCCGCCATCGACGGTGCGCGCTTCAAGCGGCCGGTGGAGCCGGGCGACCAGCTCACGCTCGAGGTCGAGATCGAGCGCATGAAGGCCGGCATTTCCAAGTTCAAGGGGCGTGCGCTGGTCGGCAGCGAGCTGGCGTGCGAAGCCACCCTGATGTGCGCCATGCGCCAGATCAGCTGATGCTCCGGCCGGCATGACCCAGGTTCATTCGACGGCCATCGTCGATCCGAAGGCGCAGCTCGACACCTCGGTCACGGTAGGCCCCTACACCGTGATCGGCCCCGACGTGAAGATCGGTGCGGGCACCACCGTCGGCGCGCACTGCGTGATCGAAGGCCGCACCACCATCGGGCGCGACAGCCGTATCTTTCAGTTCTCGTCGCTCGGCGCCGTGCCGCAGGACAAGAAGTACGCGGGCGAGCCGACCCAGCTCGAGATCGGCGACCGCAACACCGTCCGCGAGTTCTGCACCTTCAACATCGGCGTGCCCGGGGCCGGCGGCGTCACGCGCGTAGGCCATGACAACTGGATCATGGCGTACACCCACATCGCACACGACTGCCAGGTCGGCAATCACACCACGCTCGCCAACAACACGACACTCGCCGGCCACGTGCATCTGGGCGACTGGGTGACGATCGGCGGCTTGACGGGCATCCACCAGTTCGTGTCGATCGGTGCGCACGCGATGGTCGGCTTCGCCAGCGCAGTCTCGCAGGACGTGCCGCCCTTCATGCTGGTCGACGGCAATCCGCTCGCCGTGCGCGGCTTCAATGTGGTCGGTCTGCGGCGTCGTGATTTCTCCGCGGCACGGATCGCGGCAGTGAAGCAGATGCATCGGCTGCTCTATCGCCAGGGCAAGACGCTCGAAGAAGCCCGCACCGCAATCGATGCCCTCGCAACCGAAGTGCCGGAGTCGGCGGGTGATGTCGCGCTGATGAGCGGCTTCCTGACCCACGCTACGCGCGGCATTGCGCGTTGAACGAGCGATGACCGCTGCGGCACGCCAGTTCGCGCTGGTCGCGGGCGAGCCTTCGGGCGACCTGCTGGCCGGCTTGCTGCTCGACGGGCTGCGGGCGCGTTGGCCCGACATGCAGGCGGCCGGGATCGGCGGCCCGCAGATGCTTGCGCGCGGCTTCGAAAGCTGGTGGCCGCAGGACAAGCTCGCCGTGCGCGGCTACGTCGAGGTGCTGCGCCACTATGCCGAGATCGCCGGCATCCGGCGTCAATTGCGGGCGCGCCTCCTGCGCGAGTGGCCGCAGCTCTTCATCGGCGTCGATGCGCCGGATTTCAACCTGGACCTCGAAGCCGCGCTGCGCAGCCGCGGCATGAAGACGGTCCATTTCGTCTGCCCGTCGATCTGGGCCTGGCGGCCGGAGCGCGCCGAGAAGCTGCGCGCGGCGGCCAGCCATGTGCTGTGTATCTTTCCCTTCGAGCCCGCATTGCTCGCGGCGCAGGGCATCGCGGCCAGCTACGTCGGCCATCCGCTGGCCGACGTGGTTCCAATGACGCCGGACCAGGCCGGTGCCCGTGCGGCGCTCGGTCTCGGCGCGCACGAGCAGGTCGTCGCGCTGCTGCCCGGCAGCCGGCGCTCCGAAGTGCGCTATCTCGCCGCGCGCTTCTTCGCGGCCGCAGCGCTGATGCACAAGGCGCAGCCCGCGCTCAGGTTCATCGCGCCCATCCTGCCCGGCCTGCGGGCCGAGGTCGAGCAGCTGCTGCAGGCCAGCGGCATGACGGGCCGCGTCACGCTGCTCGACGGCCAGTCGCATGCCGCGCTGGCCGCCTGCGACGTCACCCTGATCGCCAGCGGCACCGCGACGCTGGAGGCGGCGCTGTTCAAGCGGCCGATGGTGATCGCCTACAACATGAACCGGCTGTCGTGGCGGCTGATGCACCGCCAGCAGTTGCAGCCATGGGTCGGCCTGCCGAACATCCTGTGCGGCGACTTCGTGGTGCCGGAACTGCTGCAGGAGGCGGCTACGCCCGAGGCGCTGTGCGAGGCCACGTTGGCCTGGCTGGCTTCGCCGGACAAGGTTCACGCCTTGCAACAACGTTTTTGCGCGCTGCATGCCGAATTGCAGCGCGATACGCCGACACTGTGCGCCGATGCGATCCAGAAAGTTCTTGAAGGCTGAGCAGGCCCAGCTGATGTGGGATGCCCCCGGGCTCCTGGCCGGCGTGGACGAGGCCGGCCGCGGCCCGCTGGCCGGCCCGGTCGTGGCCGCGGCCGTGATCCTCGACGACCAGCGGCCGATCCGCGGCCTGGCCGATTCCAAGACCCTGACCGCGCTGCAGCGCGAGCGTCTCAACGAGCAGATCCTCGCCCGCGCGCTGTGCTGTTCGGTCGCACAGGCCAGCGTCGAGGAGATCGACACCCACAACATCCTCCAGGCCACGATGCTGGCGATGCGGCGCGCCGTCGAGGGCCTGCGGCTGAAGCCGGCCAAGGTGCTGGTCGACGGCAATCGCTTGCCGACGCTGGACGTGCTGGCCGAAGCCATCGTGCAAGGCGACGCGCGGGTCAAGGCGATCTCGGCCGCATCGATCCTGGCCAAGGTGCATCGCGACAAGTTGTGTGCAGAGCTGCACGCCGAATTTCCCCACTACGGCTTTGCTGCCCACAAGGGCTATGGCACGCCCGAGCATCTCGAAGCGCTGCTGCGTCATGGCGCCTGCGTGCATCACCGTCGATCGTTCAGTCCGGTTGCCGCGGCCCTCGCCAGGACGGCGGCCCAGGCCGACATGTCGATGGCGGCGAGCATCGAGGTGCGGGTCGAAACCCGCGTCGACGTCCGGACCGCGCCATGAGCGCCGCCCGGCCGCCCGAAGGCGCTCGCACCGCAGCCCGCAGGGCGGAGGTCGTCTTATGAGTGTCGGCGAGGTTGACCGCGTCACTTCCCGCGACAACTCGCTGCTGAAGGAATTGCGCAAGCTGGCGCAGGACCCGGGCGGCTATCGCAAGGCCGGCCGCATCTGGCTCGAGGGCGACCATCTGTGCCGGGCCGCGCGCGAACGCGGGCTGCGGCCGGCGGTCGCGGTGTTCGCCGAGTCCGTCTGGCCGAGCGCACGGGTGGAATGGGCGGATGTCGCCGACAGGACGGTCGTGATCGCCGACGCATTGCTCGCCGGCGTGAGTGGCTTGGGCTCGCCCGCGCCGATGGGCTTCGTCCTCGACGTCCCGGCACGGCCTTCGATCGCACCCGACGCGCCCACCGTGGTGCTCGACCGGCTGCAGGATGCCGGCAATGTGGGCTCCATCCTGCGCAGCGCGGCGGCCTTCGGGTTCACCCAGGTCATCGCGCTCAAGGGCACCGCGGCACTGTGGGCGCCCAAGGTGCTGCGCGCCGGCATGGGTGCGCATTTCGGCCTGCGGCTGATCGAAGGCGTCGAGATCGATGCGCTCGATGCGCTGGCCGTGCCCTGCATCGCGACCAGCTCGCACCGCGGTGAATGGCTTCACGAGGCCCGGTTGCCGTTTCCATGCGCCTGGCTGATGGGCCATGAAGGGCAGGGCGTCGGCGCCGCGCTCGAGGCCCGTGCCGCCCGCCACGTGCGCATCGCCCAGCCGGGCGGCGAGGAGTCGCTCAACGTCGCCGCGGCCGCGGCAATTTGCCTGCATGCGAGCGCCACCGCGGCGGGTTCTTGAGGCGCCGCCGGCTATAATCAAGGGCTTTCCCGCTCACACCCCGCCCACAGCGCACGCAAGCCAACTCCTCGACGAAAGTCGCGCCGCCCGAGTCCTCTCTTGGGTTCGCTTTGGGCGTCATCCATCCGGAGATCCCAGTGCTTTTGTCTCTCAAGGGAAATTTCCCGCCCGCCATCCTGGCGCTTGCAGACGGCACGGTCTTTCTCGGCAACTCGATCGGTGCCACCGGCGCCACGACCGGCGAAGTGGTGTTCAACACCGCCATGACCGGTTACCAGGAAATCCTGACCGACCCGAGCTATTGCCAGCAGATCGTCACGCTCACGTATCCGCACATCGGCAACTATGGCGTCAACGAGGAAGACATCGAATCCGGCAGGATCCAGGCCGCGGGCCTGGTCATCAAGGACCTGCCGCTGCTCGCATCGAACTTTCGCTCCGGCGCCACGCTGAACGAGTACCTGGTGCGCGGCAACACCGTCGCCATCGCCAACATCGACACGCGCCGGCTCACGCGGCATCTGCGCACGCAGGGCGCGCAGAACGGCAGCATCCGCGGACTGGCGCAGGGCGAAGCCGTGACGCAGGCGCTGATCGACCAGACCATCGCCGCCGCCAAGGCCGCGCCCAGCATGTCCGGACTCGACCTCGCCAAGGTGGTGTCGGTCGCGGAAACCTATGAATGGACGCAGACCGAATGGAAGCTCGGCGCGGGCTATGGCGTGCAGATCACGCCCAAGTTCCACGTCGTCGCCTACGACTACGGCGTCAAGAAGAACATCCTGCGCATGATCGCCCAGCGCGGCGCGCGCATCACGGTCGTGCCCGCGCAAACGTCCGCGGCCGACGTGCTCAAGCTGCGGCCCGACGGCATCTTCCTGGCCAATGGCCCGGGCGACCCGGAACCCTGCGACTACGCCATCGAAGCCACGCGCGAACTGATCGACACCGGCATCCCGGTCTTCGGCATCTGCCTCGGCCACCAGATCATGGCGCTGGCCTCCGGCGCGAAGACGTTCAAGATGAAGTTCGGCCACCACGGGGCGAACCATCCGGTGAAGGACCTGGACAACGGCCGCGTGAGCATCACCAGCCAGAACCACGGCTTCGCGGTCGACGAGAAGACCTTGCCGGACAACCTGCGGCCCACCCACATCAGCCTGTTCGACAACACTTTGCAGGGCTTGGCGCGCACCGACCGGCCGGCGTTCTGCTTCCAGGGCCATCCCGAGGCCTCGCCGGGTCCGCACGACATCGGCTATCTCTTCGACCGCTTCACGGCACTCATGCAAAGTCACAAGGAAGGCCAGAAGAATGCCTAAGCGCAGCGACCTCCAGAGCATCCTCATCATCGGCGCCGGCCCGATCATCATCGGCCAGGCCTGCGAGTTCGACTACTCCGGCGTGCAGGCCTGCAAGGCCCTGCGCGAGGAGGGCTACAAGGTCATCCTGATCAACAGCAATCCGGCCACGATCATGACCGACCCGGCCACCGCCGATGTCATCTACATCGAGCCGATCACCTGGCAGACGGTCGAGAAGATCATCGCCAAGGAACGCCCCGACGCCATCCTGCCGACCATGGGCGGACAGACCGCGCTCAACTGCGCGCTCGACCTCTGGCGCAACGGTGTGCTCGACAAGTACGAGGTCGAGCTGATCGGCGCCACGCCCGAAGCCATCGACAAGGCCGAGGACCGCCTGAAGTTCAAGGACGCGATGACCAAGATCGGCCTGGGCTCGGCGCGCTCGGGCATTGCGCATTCGCTGGAGGATGCCTGGGCGGTGCAGAAGACGGTCGGCTTCCCGGTCGTGATCCGGCCCAGCTTCACGCTCGGCGGCACCGGCGGCGGCATCGCCTACAACCCCGAAGAGTTCGAGACCATCTGCAAGCGCGGCCTGGAAGCCTCGCCCACCAACGAGCTGTTGATCGAGGAATCGCTGCTCGGCTGGAAAGAGTTCGAGATGGAGGTCGTGCGCGACAAGGCCGACAACTGCATCATCGTCTGCTCGATCGAGAACCTCGACCCGATGGGCGTGCACACGGGCGACTCGATCACCGTGGCGCCTGCGCAGACGCTGTCGGACAAGGAATACCAGATTCTGCGCAACGCCTCGCTGGCCGTGCTGCGCGAGATCGGCGTCGACACCGGCGGCTCCAACGTGCAGTTCTCGATCAATCCGAAGGACGGCCGGATGGTCGTGATCGAGATGAATCCGCGCGTGTCGCGCTCGTCCGCGCTGGCCTCCAAGGCCACGGGCTTTCCGATCGCCAAGGTGGCGGCCAAGCTGGCCGTGG from Variovorax sp. PBL-E5 includes the following:
- a CDS encoding TrmH family RNA methyltransferase is translated as MSVGEVDRVTSRDNSLLKELRKLAQDPGGYRKAGRIWLEGDHLCRAARERGLRPAVAVFAESVWPSARVEWADVADRTVVIADALLAGVSGLGSPAPMGFVLDVPARPSIAPDAPTVVLDRLQDAGNVGSILRSAAAFGFTQVIALKGTAALWAPKVLRAGMGAHFGLRLIEGVEIDALDALAVPCIATSSHRGEWLHEARLPFPCAWLMGHEGQGVGAALEARAARHVRIAQPGGEESLNVAAAAAICLHASATAAGS
- the rnhB gene encoding ribonuclease HII, with amino-acid sequence MRSRKFLKAEQAQLMWDAPGLLAGVDEAGRGPLAGPVVAAAVILDDQRPIRGLADSKTLTALQRERLNEQILARALCCSVAQASVEEIDTHNILQATMLAMRRAVEGLRLKPAKVLVDGNRLPTLDVLAEAIVQGDARVKAISAASILAKVHRDKLCAELHAEFPHYGFAAHKGYGTPEHLEALLRHGACVHHRRSFSPVAAALARTAAQADMSMAASIEVRVETRVDVRTAP
- the carA gene encoding glutamine-hydrolyzing carbamoyl-phosphate synthase small subunit yields the protein MLLSLKGNFPPAILALADGTVFLGNSIGATGATTGEVVFNTAMTGYQEILTDPSYCQQIVTLTYPHIGNYGVNEEDIESGRIQAAGLVIKDLPLLASNFRSGATLNEYLVRGNTVAIANIDTRRLTRHLRTQGAQNGSIRGLAQGEAVTQALIDQTIAAAKAAPSMSGLDLAKVVSVAETYEWTQTEWKLGAGYGVQITPKFHVVAYDYGVKKNILRMIAQRGARITVVPAQTSAADVLKLRPDGIFLANGPGDPEPCDYAIEATRELIDTGIPVFGICLGHQIMALASGAKTFKMKFGHHGANHPVKDLDNGRVSITSQNHGFAVDEKTLPDNLRPTHISLFDNTLQGLARTDRPAFCFQGHPEASPGPHDIGYLFDRFTALMQSHKEGQKNA